A single genomic interval of Helianthus annuus cultivar XRQ/B chromosome 13, HanXRQr2.0-SUNRISE, whole genome shotgun sequence harbors:
- the LOC110900896 gene encoding putative glucan endo-1,3-beta-glucosidase GVI codes for MGLVLSFIKLLCLLIIQLSFLADGDGIGLNYGLVADNLPAPPQVISLVKSRNVAKIRIFEPNHGVLDALQNSGIEVIIGTLNADIANIANDPNFAKDWVQNNIVPYAPTVKIRAISLGNEVNPGDLGSMLQALKNLDNAVKATGFSIPVTTTIGVYLLASSYPPSQGDFSEAAKPGMQQVSGFLASNGYPIMVTTYPYFAYAGDPEHVPLQYALINSSDIVVKDGDLGYANLFDAMVDGVYAAMDKVGGGAVEVVVCESGWPSKGNGDFTTTTLAQTYNQNLVRHVTSSGTPRKPGNKVETYIFAIFNEDQKSPGVEQNFGLYNPDMTEVYHIDF; via the exons ATGGGTTTGGTTCTATCCTTTATCAAACTCTTGTGTCTTCTTATAATTCAACTCAGTTTTCTTGCTG atGGTGACGGTATTGGATTGAACTATGGATTAGTCGCAGACAACCTCCCCGCTCCACCCCAAGTCATATCCCTCGTAAAATCAAGAAACGTAGCGAAAATTCGCATCTTTGAGCCCAATCATGGTGTTCTTGACGCGTTACAAAACTCAGGAATTGAAGTGATCATCGGAACTCTCAATGCTGATATTGCGAATATCGCAAACGACCCAAATTTCGCTAAAGATTGGGTGCAAAACAACATTGTCCCGTACGCACCAACGGTCAAAATCCGCGCTATATCCCTTGGTAATGAAGTAAACCCCGGTGACCTAGGATCAATGCTTCAAGCGTTGAAGAATCTCGACAATGCCGTAAAGGCCACCGGATTTTCAATTCCGGTGACTACGACCATTGGGGTTTACTTGCTAGCAAGTTCTTATCCCCCTTCACAGGGGGATTTTTCAGAAGCCGCGAAACCAGGGATGCAACAGGTCTCTGGTTTCTTGGCTAGTAACGGGTACCCTATTATGGTCACAACGTACCCGTATTTCGCGTACGCTGGTGATCCAGAACATGTACCGTTACAATATGCATTAATAAACTCTAGTGACATTGTGGTGAAAGATGGAGATTTAGGGTATGCAAATTTGTTTGATGCTATGGTTGATGGGGTTTACGCGGCGATGGACAAGGTCGGTGGTGGGGCGGTCGAGGTGGTGGTTTGCGAGAGCGGGTGGCCTTCGAAAGGTAATGGCGATTTTACGACGACCACTTTGGCTCAAACCTATAATCAAAACCTTGTGAGGCATGTAACGAGCTCGGGTACACCTAGAAAACCCGGAAACAAAGTAGAGACTTATATATTTGCTATTTTTAATGAGGATCAAAAGTCGCCAGGAGTTGAGCAGAATTTTGGGTTGTATAATCCGGATATGACCGAAGTGTATCATATTGATTTTTAA